A stretch of Metabacillus sp. FJAT-52054 DNA encodes these proteins:
- a CDS encoding DUF202 domain-containing protein, whose product MEKEKTISSKYIQQHLANERTYLAWVRTAIAIIGIGFLITNLHFSFMDKASPEANTLTIVIGVFSIICGFSLILFSTFDYRKKTKQIDEQTFRPSRHIVTWVSALLVVIILIFSLYFFLIF is encoded by the coding sequence ATGGAAAAAGAAAAAACCATCAGTTCAAAATACATCCAGCAGCATCTGGCAAATGAACGGACGTATCTCGCCTGGGTGAGAACGGCCATCGCCATCATAGGGATTGGGTTTTTAATCACCAACCTTCACTTCAGCTTTATGGACAAAGCCTCCCCGGAAGCGAACACATTGACCATTGTCATCGGTGTTTTCTCCATCATTTGCGGGTTTTCACTCATCCTGTTTTCTACATTCGATTATCGGAAAAAAACAAAGCAAATTGATGAGCAGACCTTCCGTCCATCACGCCATATTGTCACGTGGGTTTCCGCTTTGCTTGTCGTCATTATTTTGATTTTTTCCCTTTATTTCTTTTTAATCTTTTAG
- a CDS encoding M14 family zinc carboxypeptidase, with protein sequence MKKKPILSVLLSASLLGSLLPAQALAGETERKQSLFNSEQYDYITYDALKGKLESFEKQSSRVQLDITGKSSTGKNLYTVTISDSKSKESELKYKGLRKLMRENPEKAQRYLKANPDIKPPILIHASIHGTEFVGTDAALRLIERYGFKNDQETREILKNFTLIINVDANPDGRVDATHFNGNGIDLNRDFVTQSQPETQAAVKQIAQLNPLVLLDLHGYVRQRGEANHPGLILPGTPPHNPNYEYDLLYKWMNQQAEAMESNIVSEKDNYENELYKKLEGTHIPLRDSKSGWDVYPPIYTPAYAMLHGGLGYTLEAPTNDWDGVKWQVDAVNGALKFALQNKQAMLQDQLEVFDRGVKGEHPNNKDGFYPDSYIIPENKKDNSAVQKVVHHLLKNDVKVERAAKPFRADGKRYEKGTYIIDLNQPKAGLANALLWDGEDITNEIDAMYDISAWNLSELWGFDAIQSKEDLTVQTKEVRAESVRGKLIGKGPYSIPNTSVNAVRLVNSLIDQGVSVKKDNEGNFYAEEKGKAIQRAVQVSGLTLRTKAVPKEAIPLKNHRVAILKDGGMGKVQSHSGTKLALERLGFQVSEVHPRDVANNGLNGFDTFIYSGSASLTSYKLSEANKEFGLTDDEELKKFNGQIKQFVEQDGHFIAIGAGGSQAAKAAGLTEVDINKGFSSSNGIVKVDYLPSPLTAGYSRNDAGFVYGPVWYSSTEGTNIAATFVNNDSFFTAGHWKDRSPAKGQPVIVQEKDKPVTLFGIEAGFRNHTDYLFRLISNAVFEKE encoded by the coding sequence ATGAAGAAAAAGCCGATTTTATCCGTTTTACTGAGCGCAAGTTTATTGGGAAGCCTACTTCCCGCCCAAGCACTGGCCGGGGAGACCGAAAGAAAGCAGAGTCTTTTCAATTCAGAACAATATGACTACATAACGTATGATGCTCTTAAAGGGAAATTAGAGTCCTTTGAAAAGCAAAGCAGCCGTGTTCAATTGGACATTACAGGAAAATCTTCCACCGGCAAAAATTTATACACGGTCACTATTTCTGACAGCAAGTCTAAGGAAAGTGAACTTAAGTACAAGGGATTACGGAAGCTCATGAGAGAAAATCCGGAAAAAGCGCAGCGCTACCTGAAAGCAAATCCGGATATTAAGCCCCCGATTTTAATTCACGCATCTATTCATGGAACCGAATTTGTCGGTACAGATGCAGCACTCCGGTTAATTGAACGGTATGGATTTAAGAACGATCAGGAAACAAGGGAGATTTTGAAGAACTTCACCCTGATTATCAATGTAGACGCGAATCCTGACGGACGTGTCGATGCTACCCACTTTAATGGAAACGGGATTGATCTGAACCGTGATTTCGTGACCCAGTCCCAGCCTGAAACGCAGGCGGCAGTTAAGCAAATCGCCCAGCTTAACCCACTCGTTCTTCTTGACCTTCACGGATATGTCAGACAGCGAGGAGAAGCAAATCATCCTGGATTGATTCTTCCGGGTACACCCCCTCATAACCCGAATTATGAATACGATTTGCTTTATAAGTGGATGAATCAGCAGGCAGAAGCGATGGAATCGAATATTGTCAGCGAAAAAGACAACTACGAGAACGAATTGTACAAAAAACTGGAAGGCACTCACATCCCATTACGAGATTCAAAATCCGGCTGGGATGTCTATCCTCCCATTTACACTCCGGCTTATGCCATGCTTCATGGGGGCCTTGGCTATACATTGGAAGCACCAACGAATGATTGGGATGGTGTGAAATGGCAGGTTGATGCTGTGAATGGTGCCCTTAAATTTGCTTTACAGAATAAGCAGGCCATGCTTCAAGACCAGCTTGAAGTGTTTGACCGCGGAGTAAAGGGTGAGCATCCAAACAATAAAGATGGCTTCTATCCTGACAGCTACATCATCCCGGAAAATAAAAAAGATAACAGCGCTGTGCAAAAGGTGGTCCATCATTTACTTAAAAATGATGTAAAAGTGGAGCGAGCGGCTAAACCATTTCGCGCAGATGGAAAGCGCTATGAAAAAGGGACCTATATTATCGATCTTAACCAGCCAAAGGCAGGTCTGGCTAACGCTCTTCTATGGGACGGAGAGGATATTACAAACGAAATTGATGCCATGTATGATATTTCCGCCTGGAATCTCTCTGAACTTTGGGGCTTTGATGCCATCCAAAGTAAAGAAGATTTGACCGTCCAAACAAAAGAAGTTCGGGCGGAAAGTGTCCGCGGAAAGCTGATTGGCAAAGGACCCTACTCGATTCCAAATACATCTGTAAATGCAGTCCGCCTTGTTAACTCTCTCATTGATCAGGGAGTTTCCGTCAAAAAAGATAACGAAGGAAATTTTTACGCTGAGGAAAAAGGGAAAGCGATTCAGAGAGCGGTTCAGGTTTCCGGATTAACTTTACGGACAAAAGCAGTCCCTAAAGAAGCAATCCCGCTAAAAAACCATCGGGTTGCCATTTTAAAGGATGGCGGCATGGGCAAAGTTCAGTCTCATTCAGGTACAAAGCTCGCCCTCGAACGACTTGGATTTCAAGTGTCGGAAGTTCATCCGAGAGATGTAGCCAATAATGGATTAAACGGCTTTGATACCTTTATTTACAGCGGAAGCGCCAGCCTGACTTCTTATAAGCTCAGCGAAGCAAATAAAGAATTTGGTTTAACGGATGACGAGGAATTGAAAAAGTTTAACGGACAAATCAAGCAGTTTGTTGAACAGGATGGCCATTTTATCGCAATCGGAGCAGGAGGTTCCCAGGCAGCAAAAGCTGCAGGATTAACGGAAGTGGATATCAATAAAGGCTTTTCCAGCAGCAACGGAATTGTAAAAGTCGATTATCTCCCATCCCCTCTTACAGCCGGATACAGCAGGAACGATGCCGGTTTCGTATACGGACCCGTGTGGTATTCCAGCACAGAGGGCACAAACATTGCCGCCACTTTTGTGAACAATGACTCCTTCTTTACCGCCGGCCACTGGAAAGACCGCTCACCGGCTAAAGGCCAGCCAGTCATCGTGCAGGAAAAAGACAAGCCGGTTACATTATTCGGCATTGAAGCAGGCTTTAGAAACCATACGGATTATTTATTCAGGCTGATTTCAAATGCCGTATTTGAGAAAGAATAG
- a CDS encoding GNAT family N-acetyltransferase encodes MKNKNRTFKVKDLEYSIRSAVNSDARMLSKVRARIDGETENLDREEGEGFIDETGFERLIKTDTEMPSHLFLVAEVDGEIVGFSRCEGNQLKRSSHKAEFGVGVLKDFWGYGIGVNLLKESITWADSIGIKKMNLKVLETNDRAIKIYSRLGFETEGILKKDKLLSDGKFYSTILMGRWNES; translated from the coding sequence GTGAAGAATAAGAATCGAACATTTAAAGTGAAGGACCTTGAATATTCAATCAGGTCTGCCGTAAATAGTGACGCAAGGATGCTGTCCAAAGTAAGAGCCCGCATTGATGGAGAAACAGAAAATTTAGACAGGGAGGAGGGAGAGGGATTTATTGATGAAACAGGCTTTGAACGGCTGATTAAGACTGATACGGAAATGCCGAGCCATTTGTTTTTAGTTGCCGAAGTGGATGGAGAAATTGTGGGATTTTCGAGGTGTGAAGGAAATCAATTGAAAAGATCCTCGCATAAAGCAGAATTTGGAGTGGGCGTACTGAAGGATTTCTGGGGGTATGGGATTGGCGTGAATCTATTAAAAGAATCGATTACCTGGGCAGACTCCATTGGAATAAAGAAAATGAATTTAAAGGTACTGGAAACGAATGACCGGGCGATAAAGATTTATAGCAGACTGGGATTTGAAACAGAAGGTATTTTAAAAAAGGATAAGCTTTTATCAGACGGCAAATTCTACAGCACTATTCTCATGGGCAGATGGAATGAATCATAA
- a CDS encoding GNAT family N-acetyltransferase yields MFNITIKRASLSDAETLTSIMKETFNEEAKKWLCEEDEIIDYNIQPPGYQSIHMTEYSIRELVYYKILEDEKIAGGLIMTLAGNLHARIDRIFVSPSLQVRGIGSIALKLAEEAYPKVTSWELETSSRQLNNHYFYEKAGFNRVYESEDEFCYEKRTNTNDETEKVQNRDLSGTQYESCGMDESDFFKVNIAGSSISNSNVMNSHFSNCNLSQSKFQNINFRNSLLADLNLSGSRIDHVTMGGVQFKDTCLDENQPSVTFERCDLTGSRFVECNLQEVEIQQSDLSGMRINGVSVKELFDVYERNVKHT; encoded by the coding sequence ATGTTCAACATAACGATAAAAAGAGCTTCCTTATCGGACGCTGAAACCCTGACAAGCATCATGAAGGAAACCTTTAATGAAGAAGCAAAGAAATGGCTTTGTGAAGAGGATGAAATCATAGATTACAATATCCAGCCGCCAGGATATCAGTCCATTCATATGACGGAGTACAGTATTCGGGAGTTAGTCTATTACAAAATCCTCGAAGATGAAAAGATAGCAGGCGGATTGATTATGACACTCGCAGGCAATTTGCACGCGAGAATCGACCGTATTTTTGTAAGCCCTTCCTTACAGGTGAGAGGGATTGGATCGATTGCGCTTAAATTGGCAGAAGAGGCGTACCCGAAGGTCACTTCCTGGGAGCTGGAAACGTCCAGCAGGCAGCTGAATAATCATTATTTTTATGAAAAAGCAGGTTTTAATAGAGTGTATGAATCCGAAGATGAGTTTTGCTATGAGAAGCGGACAAATACGAATGATGAAACCGAAAAAGTACAAAATCGTGATCTCTCAGGCACTCAATATGAAAGCTGCGGGATGGACGAAAGCGACTTCTTTAAAGTGAATATAGCCGGCAGCTCCATCAGCAACAGCAATGTGATGAACAGCCATTTCAGCAATTGCAATCTGAGCCAGTCCAAGTTTCAAAATATTAATTTCAGAAACAGTCTGCTGGCTGATTTGAATTTATCCGGCAGTCGGATCGACCATGTAACGATGGGCGGGGTTCAGTTTAAGGATACGTGCCTTGATGAGAATCAGCCGTCTGTCACATTTGAACGGTGCGACCTTACAGGCAGCCGATTTGTGGAGTGCAATCTGCAAGAGGTGGAGATTCAGCAAAGTGATTTGTCAGGGATGCGGATTAACGGGGTTTCAGTGAAGGAATTGTTTGATGTGTATGAGAGGAATGTAAAACACACCTGA